The Anguilla rostrata isolate EN2019 chromosome 2, ASM1855537v3, whole genome shotgun sequence genome contains the following window.
AAATTAGGTAAACGTTAACAAAGTAATTTACAAAGACACACCAAAACAGTAGTGAAGGATAAAATATTGAACACAACTTGGTAGTGAGATTTTCAAAGTACAGTACACAATACACTTCAAAGATATAATCAAAATGCAATTGTAATTTCTAAATTTATAAGAAAATTAGTAGGAAAAATTTCAATTCAAAGCTAAATGACCAGCTCTGATTATGCATACTGATTCCGTTTTAATACTTTGCgctaatatttcagaaaatacaaaatatgaaaaatacaattcaattaccataaacaaaaaatgtacatttaagaaataaaattgttGTGCACATTAAAGTACATTAACagtatctctcttttttttattccagatACCAGATATGGCTTTAAGAAATGCAGTTTTTCGTTTGCTCACCAATTACCAGAGATGTGCTCCTATTTCAATATCAAGAGCACAGGGAACTGCCGCGCAAATTCAGCTAGGTAAATCACTTTATGTTCTttaagaattcattttttttgaagtactACTTATGATAAAAGTGGATATATTTTGTTAAAGTTATAAAGTATTTGAACAGAGTTTCTTATTGCTCATACTCTAAaaactgacattaaaaaaaatatgtagacACTGCATGCACTAACAACTCCCACAAGACTTAATAGAAAGTGTACGCAGTGGGTAGCGCAGTCAACTCATAGCAAATCCCGttcggggcctttctgtgtggagtttgcatgttctccccgtgctCACGTGGGTactcctccgggtactccggtttcttcCCACAATCCAAATTCATGCAGGTTAGTCtactttggggaggggggaggtatTCACAGAGCAAAAGAACATGCattccctgtataaataaaggttaataatcGCTTGGTTTCACACAGTTAACTGTGATGACACTTGTATTTATGTAACTGTGCAGCTCCAGTTTTTAAACAGTAAAtagcaattttatatttttttccatttacagaGACAGCAAAGGACAAAAAAGCAGCTAAAGCACGTGAGTCTTttcttgatgttgttgttgattgaaattgaaattgatattctaaaataaaaatattgttagTTCTGAATTGTATTGGGATGAACGGAGCTTTTATTTAACCCCAGCCAAGGTGCAGTTCAACTGGCAAGATGCCCTGGATCTGGACGGGCTTCTGACCGAAGATGAGATAATGATTCGGGACTCCTTCCGCACGTACTGCCAGGAGAAACTCATGCCCCGCATCCTGATGGCCAACAGGAAGGAGGGTTAGTGCTTATGAGTACATTAGTGATGGAACAGGTTATGGAATTTAACTACCCTGTGCttcattgcatttgaaatgttatttaagCTGCAAGAttgatatgtatatattttttcaaaaagaataaTATTTCCTTTTAGTGTAACAAAAATCATTTATAAACCTGGGCACAGAAGGTCTGACATGCATGTTTGTTCTGTATGGATATTCAGTTCAAGATTACTTCTGATTAGGATTCCGATAAACATTGCACTGCTGAGTAgttcaaatggaaaaatgtcaATTACGCAATTAACATGGTCTACAAATGATATAACAAATTCTAGCAAgataaaaaaagactatttaaaATATCCCCTGAATAAAATAGTGTTAGTATCATGTAtatcatttcattgttttctctGGTTCTGTTTATATAATATATCTATTGacaaacagttcattttgatTCGCGGTGTTTTTAAGTTGCAGTGCGTGCAGTGTATCTTGCTGGGATTGATGTCTGCCTTCGCCTATTAGCAGCTGACTGAAAGTCTGTGAACTCgagtgcgtgcctgtgtgtgtttatgctcaGTGTTCCATCGTGACATCGTTTCGGAGATGGGGGAGCTGGGAGTTCTGGGCCCTACCATCACAGGTAAACGATTCACATAAGCAACAGCCATACATTAATAATTGGTAGCCCTGCCTTTGttgtaataataacattattattattattactgtttctTGTACCCTCTCTCATGTACCCTCTCTTTGCTGGGAGCTACAACGTCAGGGGTGTGCATGTGGACCAGTTAGCATCATCAgtgtttgtctttatttttgttgttgttcagtTCAGTGTGGGATGGAGCCACCacctctcacacaaacacgggaACAGGAACCGGGGGCTTATGTGTGGCGGAGTGGTAACTGCAGTGTTGAATCTGATGCGTTCCCCTgtgcccctcctctctccccccgtgCTGCGCGGGTTTGCGCGCGCGTCCCCCTCCCAGGCTACGGCTGCGCGAGCACGAGCTACGTGGCGTACGGGCTGATCGCCCgggaggtggagagggtggACAGCGGGTACCGCTCCGTCATGAGCGTGCAGTCCTCGCTGGTCATGCACCCCATCAACGCCTACGGGAcggaggagcagaaggagaagTACCTGCCCAGGCTCGGTAAGGGAACCGTCGAGCCCCGAGAGGCCCGTTGGCCCGACGCTGCGTGTTAGTGCGCTTGAGCGCATTTCAGGAATCGGACGCACGcacgttttttttattccccccccccccccggtgttgGTTTTTTTATGCATCAGGCCCCCACGTCCGGGTCGtgtgttgtttgctgaacaggttactctacagggttggagtcctgatctatgtggtcacttctggcactgcgatctttacttcactctagtgtgtttcttttgcacctctgcaccttgaactaatgcacttgttgtacgtcgctctggataagagcgtctgctaaacgcctgtaatgtaatgtaatgtgatgtgtgtttgttgcagcGCGCGGAGAGATCCTGGGCTGCTTTGGGCTGACGGAGCCGAACCACGGCAGCGACCCCGGCGGCATGGAGACGCGGGCCAAGTACAACCCCTCCGGCCGCACCTTCACCATCTCCGGCGCCAAGACCTGGTGAGCCGGGGTTCCGAGCCCCCGGGGGAAGCTTCCGCTTGTTTCACTCTGAGCCCGATTTTCAATCTAGAGCTCCCCTGGGATGAGACCCCAACGTACACAGTTAGGCCCTCGGGACCAGGGTTCGGGGAAACGCTGTAGCTCTCAGTCCCGCAGCGTTACTGCGCTGCCTTCAGCTCCAGGAGGAGGTACTCGGTTAGAGGCGCAAGTCGAATTCTGTTTGAGCTAGCCAGGGCGAAGGTCAGTTACAGTTCTGTTTGAGATCACTGTCGCTCTGCACTTTAACGTGTACAGCCTGATCCGGGAGTCTGAGTGTGCTCACACGCTACTTTGGCAGCTTATGAAATTCCTGTTACTCAACTATCCCGCTTTCTGACCCCACCCCTATATTTAGCCGTGGTGCTCATGCATAAGCGACTCTGTTGCGTTGTCGCCCTTGACTACGATGTCCTTGTCCGTGAAGTGGAACGTCACAGTGGCTTTTATCTGTGTCACTTCCCCAtgcctcccctgccccccccccccctccccccccgcgccaGGATCACCAACTCCCCCGTGGCGGACGTCTGCGTGGTGTGGGCCAAGTGCGAGGACGGCCGGGTTCGAGGCTTCATCCTGGAGCGCGGGATGCCGGGCCTGACCACGCCCAAAATCGAGGGCAAGTTCTCCCTGCGGGCGTCCGCCACGGGCATGATCGTGATGGACGAGGTGGAGGTGCCCGAGGAGAACCTGCTGCCCAAAGTCTCCGGCCTGGGAGTGAGTGACTTaccataatattaatattttatattatatactgTTAACGGCAACCTAGACAAGAAGTCAAAGTTAGTTTCAAGTTTTCTGAATCTTAAAATGAATGTTCGCTTAGTGTAGTAACCAAACACCCACTTAAACTGATTTATTGATTCTGGCCTTTAAGACTGTACCATCCCTTTACAAGTAAAGGCAAATTAATATCTTTCAATATCTTTCACAGCTGCACTAGTTGTAATGAAACAAGACACATACAGTAATCGCAGTATACTTGCTGCAATGAATACAAGTCGGAATCGGTGCTGCCGCTGCACAGCGAATCGTGAGCTCGTTTCCTGAACTTTCCTCCCCTTCCCTGCCTCTGGACAGGGTCCTTTCGGCTGTCTGAACAACGCCCGCTATGGCATTGCCTGGGGCGCCCTCGGCGCCGCTGAGTTCTGCTTCCACGCCGCCCG
Protein-coding sequences here:
- the gcdha gene encoding glutaryl-CoA dehydrogenase a, yielding MALRNAVFRLLTNYQRCAPISISRAQGTAAQIQLETAKDKKAAKAPKVQFNWQDALDLDGLLTEDEIMIRDSFRTYCQEKLMPRILMANRKEVFHRDIVSEMGELGVLGPTITGYGCASTSYVAYGLIAREVERVDSGYRSVMSVQSSLVMHPINAYGTEEQKEKYLPRLARGEILGCFGLTEPNHGSDPGGMETRAKYNPSGRTFTISGAKTWITNSPVADVCVVWAKCEDGRVRGFILERGMPGLTTPKIEGKFSLRASATGMIVMDEVEVPEENLLPKVSGLGGPFGCLNNARYGIAWGALGAAEFCFHAARQYTLDRIQFGVPLARNQLMQKKMADMLTEITIGLQSCLQLGRLIDEKKAAPEMISMLKRNSCGKALDIARQARDMLGGNGIADEYHIIRHVMNLEAVNTYEGTHDIHALILGRAITGLQSFTVEK